The following coding sequences are from one Syngnathus acus chromosome 14, fSynAcu1.2, whole genome shotgun sequence window:
- the klhl13 gene encoding kelch-like protein 13 isoform X5 translates to MPLKWKSGSPVSWKFPVPVLKTSRSSPLSPAYISLVEDDDTHMKVALGYGDMGVCAHLQASKTVNTRFFTSNTHSSVVLQGFDQLRIEGLLCDVTLVAGDGDEAFPVHRAMMASSSDYFKAMFTGGMKEQDLMCIKLHGVNRIGLKKIIDFIYTAKLSLNMENLQDTLEAASFLQILPVLDFCKVFLISGVSLDNCVEVGRIANTYNLTEVDKYVNNFILKNFPSLLGTGEFVKLPFERLAFVLSSNSLKHCTELDLFKAACRWLRYEDSRMDYASKLMKNIRFPLMNPQELINHVQTVDFMRTDNTCVNLLLEASNYQMMPYMQPVMQSERTAIRSDSAHLVTLGGVLRQQLVVSKELRLFDEKAHEWKALAPMDAPRYQHGIAVIGNFLYVVGGQSNYDTKGKTAVDTVFRYDPRYNKWMQVACLNEKRTFFHLSALKGHLYAVGGRNAAGELATVECYNPRTNEWTYVAKMNEPHYGHAGTVYGGYMYISGGITHDTFQKELMCFDPDADKWTQKAPMTTVRGLHCMCTVGDRLYVIGGNHFRGTSDYDDVLSCEYYSPALDLWTPIAAMLRGQSDVGVAVFENKIYVVGGYSWNNRCMVEIVQKYDPEKDEWHKVFDLPESLGGIRACTLTVFPPDEMSGSPSRESPLSAP, encoded by the exons ATGCCGTTGAAATGGAAAAGCGGTTCTCCCGTCAGCTGGAAATTCCCAGTGCCGGTTCTTAAGACGTCCCGGTCCTCACCGCTTTCACCTGCTTACAT ATCCCTCGTGGAGGACGACGACACTCACATGAAAGTGGCTCTGGGCTACGGTGATATGGGCGTCTGTGCTCACCTTCAGGCATCAAAGACTGTAAACACACGTTTTTTcacaagcaacacacacaGCTCAGTGGTTCTTCAG GGATTCGACCAGCTTCGAATAGAGGGACTGCTATGCGATGTCACTCTTGTCGCTGGCGATGGCGACGAAGCCTTCCCCGTTCATCGAGCAATGATGGCCTCTTCCTCAGACTATTTCAAAGCCATGTTCACAG GTGGAATGAAAGAACAGGATTTAATGTGCATCAAGCTCCACGGAGTCAACCGAATAGGCCTGAAGAAGATCATCGACTTCATCTACACAGCCAAGTTGTCCCTCAACATGGAGAATCTGCAAGACACGCTAGAGGCGGCCAGCTTCTTACAAATCCTTCCGGTGTTGGATTTCTGCAAGGTCTTTCTTATATCTGGG GTTTCCCTTGACAACTGTGTGGAGGTGGGCCGCATCGCTAACACGTATAACCTCACAGAGGTGGACAAATATGTCAACAATTTCATCCTGAAAAACTTCCCTTCACTTTTGGGAACCGGCGAGTTTGTCAAGCTGCCTTTTGAGCGCTTGGCGTTTGTGCTGTCCAGCAACAGCTTGAAACACTGCACTGAATTGGACCTCTTCAAGGCGGCTTGCCGCTGGCTGCGCTACGAAGATAGTCGCATGGACTACGCCTCCAAGCTCATGAAGAACATCCGCTTCCCCCTCATGAACCCGCAGGAGCTCATCAATCACGTGCAGACGGTGGACTTCATGCGCACAGACAACACGTGCGTCAACCTTCTCCTAGAAGCTAGCAACTACCAAATGATGCCCTATATGCAGCCCGTCATGCAGTCGGAACGGACAGCCATCCGCTCGGACAGCGCCCACCTGGTCACGCTGGGCGGCGTCCTGCGGCAGCAGCTCGTGGTGAGCAAGGAACTGCGTCTCTTTGACGAGAAGGCGCACGAATGGAAAGCGCTGGCCCCCATGGACGCGCCTCGCTACCAACACGGCATCGCCGTCATTGGCAACTTCCTTTACGTGGTGGGCGGCCAAAGCAACTATGACACCAAAGGCAAGACGGCGGTGGACACCGTGTTCCGCTACGACCCTCGCTACAACAAGTGGATGCAGGTGGCATGCCTTAATGAGAAGCGTACCTTCTTCCACCTCAGTGCACTCAAGGGACACCTCTACGCTGTTGGTGGAAGGAACGCGGCTGGGGAGCTCG CTACTGTGGAGTGCTACAACCCAAGGACAAATGAATGGACGTATGTTGCCAAAATGAATGAGCCGCACTATGGACATGCCGGGACGGTGTACGGCGGCTATATGTATATTTCAG GCGGCATCACGCACGACACCTTTCAGAAGGAGCTGATGTGCTTTGACCCGGATGCAGACAAATGGACTCAGAAGGCACCCATGACCACCGTGCGCGGGCTCCACTGCATGTGCACGGTGGGCGACCGCCTCTACGTAATCGGCGGGAACCACTTCCGGGGCACGAGCGACTACGACGACGTGCTCAGCTGCGAGTACTACTCCCCCGCACTGGACTTATGGACTCCAATCGCCGCCATGTTGCGAGGCCAGAGCGACGTGGGCGTGGCCGTGTTTGAGAATAAGATCTACGTGGTGGGCGGATACTCGTGGAACAATCGCTGCATGGTGGAAATAGTTCAGAAGTACGACCCCGAGAAAGACGAGTGGCACAAAGTGTTTGACTTACCCGAGTCGCTCGGCGGGATTCGAGCCTGCACGCTCACCGTGTTCCCGCCTGACGAGATGTCAGGCTCGCCATCCAGAGAGTCGCCACTTTCAGCCCCTTGA
- the klhl13 gene encoding kelch-like protein 13 isoform X3: MPLKWKSGSPVSWKFPVPVLKTSRSSPLSPAYISLVEDDDTHMKVALGYGDMGVCAHLQASKTVNTRFFTSNTHSSVVLQGFDQLRIEGLLCDVTLVAGDGDEAFPVHRAMMASSSDYFKAMFTGGMKEQDLMCIKLHGVNRIGLKKIIDFIYTAKLSLNMENLQDTLEAASFLQILPVLDFCKVFLISGVSERVSLDNCVEVGRIANTYNLTEVDKYVNNFILKNFPSLLGTGEFVKLPFERLAFVLSSNSLKHCTELDLFKAACRWLRYEDSRMDYASKLMKNIRFPLMNPQELINHVQTVDFMRTDNTCVNLLLEASNYQMMPYMQPVMQSERTAIRSDSAHLVTLGGVLRQQLVVSKELRLFDEKAHEWKALAPMDAPRYQHGIAVIGNFLYVVGGQSNYDTKGKTAVDTVFRYDPRYNKWMQVACLNEKRTFFHLSALKGHLYAVGGRNAAGELATVECYNPRTNEWTYVAKMNEPHYGHAGTVYGGYMYISGGITHDTFQKELMCFDPDADKWTQKAPMTTVRGLHCMCTVGDRLYVIGGNHFRGTSDYDDVLSCEYYSPALDLWTPIAAMLRGQSDVGVAVFENKIYVVGGYSWNNRCMVEIVQKYDPEKDEWHKVFDLPESLGGIRACTLTVFPPDEMSGSPSRESPLSAP, translated from the exons ATGCCGTTGAAATGGAAAAGCGGTTCTCCCGTCAGCTGGAAATTCCCAGTGCCGGTTCTTAAGACGTCCCGGTCCTCACCGCTTTCACCTGCTTACAT ATCCCTCGTGGAGGACGACGACACTCACATGAAAGTGGCTCTGGGCTACGGTGATATGGGCGTCTGTGCTCACCTTCAGGCATCAAAGACTGTAAACACACGTTTTTTcacaagcaacacacacaGCTCAGTGGTTCTTCAG GGATTCGACCAGCTTCGAATAGAGGGACTGCTATGCGATGTCACTCTTGTCGCTGGCGATGGCGACGAAGCCTTCCCCGTTCATCGAGCAATGATGGCCTCTTCCTCAGACTATTTCAAAGCCATGTTCACAG GTGGAATGAAAGAACAGGATTTAATGTGCATCAAGCTCCACGGAGTCAACCGAATAGGCCTGAAGAAGATCATCGACTTCATCTACACAGCCAAGTTGTCCCTCAACATGGAGAATCTGCAAGACACGCTAGAGGCGGCCAGCTTCTTACAAATCCTTCCGGTGTTGGATTTCTGCAAGGTCTTTCTTATATCTGGGGTAAGCGAACGT GTTTCCCTTGACAACTGTGTGGAGGTGGGCCGCATCGCTAACACGTATAACCTCACAGAGGTGGACAAATATGTCAACAATTTCATCCTGAAAAACTTCCCTTCACTTTTGGGAACCGGCGAGTTTGTCAAGCTGCCTTTTGAGCGCTTGGCGTTTGTGCTGTCCAGCAACAGCTTGAAACACTGCACTGAATTGGACCTCTTCAAGGCGGCTTGCCGCTGGCTGCGCTACGAAGATAGTCGCATGGACTACGCCTCCAAGCTCATGAAGAACATCCGCTTCCCCCTCATGAACCCGCAGGAGCTCATCAATCACGTGCAGACGGTGGACTTCATGCGCACAGACAACACGTGCGTCAACCTTCTCCTAGAAGCTAGCAACTACCAAATGATGCCCTATATGCAGCCCGTCATGCAGTCGGAACGGACAGCCATCCGCTCGGACAGCGCCCACCTGGTCACGCTGGGCGGCGTCCTGCGGCAGCAGCTCGTGGTGAGCAAGGAACTGCGTCTCTTTGACGAGAAGGCGCACGAATGGAAAGCGCTGGCCCCCATGGACGCGCCTCGCTACCAACACGGCATCGCCGTCATTGGCAACTTCCTTTACGTGGTGGGCGGCCAAAGCAACTATGACACCAAAGGCAAGACGGCGGTGGACACCGTGTTCCGCTACGACCCTCGCTACAACAAGTGGATGCAGGTGGCATGCCTTAATGAGAAGCGTACCTTCTTCCACCTCAGTGCACTCAAGGGACACCTCTACGCTGTTGGTGGAAGGAACGCGGCTGGGGAGCTCG CTACTGTGGAGTGCTACAACCCAAGGACAAATGAATGGACGTATGTTGCCAAAATGAATGAGCCGCACTATGGACATGCCGGGACGGTGTACGGCGGCTATATGTATATTTCAG GCGGCATCACGCACGACACCTTTCAGAAGGAGCTGATGTGCTTTGACCCGGATGCAGACAAATGGACTCAGAAGGCACCCATGACCACCGTGCGCGGGCTCCACTGCATGTGCACGGTGGGCGACCGCCTCTACGTAATCGGCGGGAACCACTTCCGGGGCACGAGCGACTACGACGACGTGCTCAGCTGCGAGTACTACTCCCCCGCACTGGACTTATGGACTCCAATCGCCGCCATGTTGCGAGGCCAGAGCGACGTGGGCGTGGCCGTGTTTGAGAATAAGATCTACGTGGTGGGCGGATACTCGTGGAACAATCGCTGCATGGTGGAAATAGTTCAGAAGTACGACCCCGAGAAAGACGAGTGGCACAAAGTGTTTGACTTACCCGAGTCGCTCGGCGGGATTCGAGCCTGCACGCTCACCGTGTTCCCGCCTGACGAGATGTCAGGCTCGCCATCCAGAGAGTCGCCACTTTCAGCCCCTTGA